The following are from one region of the Thermoproteus uzoniensis 768-20 genome:
- a CDS encoding HypC/HybG/HupF family hydrogenase formation chaperone produces the protein MCWAVPSVVTKIEGGVAWVDPGDGVERPAIVGIDEGALQPGDLVMVHAGVIIAKVDLSTLRESMEMWKQMARELAASTGEDPEAAAKMIEEEMWRVLKIAEEAKSGRRESVRQLA, from the coding sequence ATGTGCTGGGCGGTCCCCTCGGTGGTGACCAAGATAGAGGGAGGGGTGGCTTGGGTCGATCCAGGCGACGGCGTGGAGAGGCCGGCCATTGTGGGAATAGACGAGGGGGCGTTGCAGCCCGGCGACCTCGTGATGGTCCACGCCGGGGTCATAATAGCCAAGGTGGACCTATCCACTTTGAGGGAGAGCATGGAGATGTGGAAGCAGATGGCGAGAGAGCTGGCGGCCTCCACGGGTGAGGACCCCGAGGCCGCCGCCAAGATGATCGAGGAGGAGATGTGGAGGGTTCTCAAGATAGCGGAGGAGGCCAAAAGCGGGAGGAGGGAGTCGGTGCGGCAACTGGCTTGA
- a CDS encoding energy-coupling factor ABC transporter permease, with translation MHIPDGYLDPISAGVTWAAMLGYGYYAYKHSDLSKNMEMILALAAAIFVAQMLNWPIPGGTSLHLVGGALSAILVGPFDAFFVLLLVLVVQALVFHDGGITTLGANVINMGVVAPLVGYVVYKALRRYGKFWAALVAGWASITVAGFAAGLEIGLSPAFPYGVAISVPVMTMWHALLGIVEGLITALVVVYLSKRAPQYVRL, from the coding sequence ATGCACATACCCGACGGGTATTTGGACCCGATCTCGGCCGGAGTGACGTGGGCGGCTATGCTGGGCTACGGCTATTACGCGTACAAACACAGCGATCTCTCCAAAAACATGGAGATGATCTTGGCGCTGGCCGCGGCCATATTCGTCGCCCAGATGCTGAACTGGCCCATCCCCGGGGGCACTTCGCTCCATCTAGTGGGCGGGGCGCTGTCGGCGATTTTGGTCGGGCCCTTCGACGCCTTCTTCGTTTTGTTGCTAGTGTTGGTGGTGCAAGCCTTGGTTTTCCACGACGGCGGCATAACGACGTTGGGGGCCAACGTCATCAACATGGGCGTCGTGGCGCCCTTAGTGGGCTACGTCGTCTATAAAGCGCTTAGGCGCTACGGCAAATTCTGGGCGGCTCTAGTGGCCGGCTGGGCGAGCATAACGGTGGCCGGCTTCGCCGCAGGTCTAGAAATCGGCCTCAGCCCCGCCTTCCCATACGGCGTAGCTATAAGCGTCCCCGTCATGACTATGTGGCACGCGTTGCTGGGGATCGTGGAGGGCCTCATAACGGCCCTCGTGGTCGTTTACCTATCCAAGAGGGCGCCTCAATACGTGAGGCTATGA
- a CDS encoding energy-coupling factor ABC transporter ATP-binding protein produces MRREVLKALGVEFGYYKEPVIKGVDLSVGEGEAAAVYGPTGSGKTTLLLLLAGLLKPWRGEIYIMGEKLDENNARKLRGLIGVSFQNPDDMFFNDTVLDEIAYTPSRLYGAGEGLKAASEVAEILGITHLLDKPPYKLSGGQKRLVSLAAAIAHRPKLLILDEPTVYLDEETTEKVVRLITKLKEEGVAIVLATHDLELICRVADKTYVLEGGRLAEGNPLVKRGLCICRA; encoded by the coding sequence ATGAGGCGAGAAGTCCTTAAGGCTTTGGGGGTAGAGTTCGGCTACTACAAGGAGCCCGTCATAAAGGGAGTGGATCTCTCGGTGGGAGAAGGCGAGGCGGCGGCCGTATACGGCCCCACGGGCTCGGGCAAGACCACCCTGTTGCTCCTCCTAGCCGGTTTGCTGAAGCCTTGGAGGGGCGAGATCTACATCATGGGGGAGAAGCTGGACGAGAACAACGCGCGGAAGCTCCGGGGGCTAATAGGCGTATCGTTCCAAAACCCCGACGATATGTTCTTCAACGACACGGTTCTGGACGAAATCGCGTACACGCCCTCGAGGCTCTACGGAGCCGGGGAGGGCCTCAAGGCGGCGAGTGAGGTAGCCGAGATTTTAGGCATAACGCACCTCCTGGACAAGCCCCCCTACAAGCTCAGCGGAGGCCAGAAAAGGCTTGTGTCCCTCGCCGCCGCTATAGCCCATAGGCCCAAGTTGCTCATACTGGACGAGCCCACGGTTTATCTAGATGAGGAAACGACGGAAAAGGTCGTAAGGCTTATAACTAAACTGAAGGAGGAGGGCGTAGCCATCGTCTTGGCGACACACGACTTGGAGCTCATATGCCGCGTAGCCGACAAGACGTACGTCCTCGAGGGCGGGAGGTTGGCTGAAGGCAACCCTCTGGTCAAGAGAGGTTTATGTATCTGCAGAGCTTAA
- a CDS encoding PDGLE domain-containing protein: MRRLVLLLIVLALISPIFGVWLANLIGYHEPLDVAADMINEAAGRPVLQDIRYQINWTPFIDYTVPGLPDWAGYIVSAFIGLAIYYVLYQVLVARRRRVKGVR; this comes from the coding sequence ATGAGGAGGCTCGTACTGCTCTTGATAGTCCTCGCGCTGATATCGCCTATATTCGGCGTATGGCTCGCCAACTTGATAGGCTACCACGAGCCCCTAGACGTAGCCGCTGACATGATAAACGAGGCGGCAGGCCGCCCAGTCCTCCAGGATATAAGATATCAGATCAACTGGACGCCCTTTATAGACTACACAGTGCCGGGCCTGCCCGACTGGGCCGGATATATAGTCTCGGCGTTTATAGGGCTGGCCATATACTACGTCCTATACCAAGTGTTGGTGGCGAGGAGGAGACGTGTTAAAGGAGTTCGTTGA
- a CDS encoding hydrogenase maturation protease, with translation MERLLVVGLGNPIYGDDGFGSCLAQFLSSTNPFVLDGNAHGIGVLGNLADYDVLIFVDVDARLPPGAVAVERIEGSLTVAETRLVDAHRTPPSLLVGYLRAMGRNPKAYLIAVGPKRVEPLSPPSEEVLNASHIVLSELRAKLAEFGYELKIDGDVKKGVEECFRRVLRA, from the coding sequence ATGGAACGCTTGCTCGTTGTAGGGCTGGGCAACCCCATATACGGCGACGACGGCTTCGGATCTTGTCTCGCCCAATTTTTATCCTCCACAAACCCCTTCGTCCTCGACGGGAACGCCCACGGCATAGGGGTTCTGGGCAATCTGGCCGACTACGACGTCTTGATCTTCGTCGACGTAGACGCGCGTCTGCCTCCGGGGGCCGTCGCCGTCGAGAGAATAGAGGGATCTCTTACGGTGGCCGAGACGAGGCTGGTCGACGCGCATAGGACTCCGCCGTCCCTGCTAGTGGGATACCTCAGAGCCATGGGGAGGAATCCCAAGGCCTATCTAATCGCCGTGGGGCCCAAGAGAGTGGAGCCGCTCTCGCCGCCGTCCGAGGAGGTGCTCAACGCCTCGCACATAGTGTTGTCGGAGCTGAGGGCCAAGCTCGCAGAGTTCGGATACGAGCTGAAAATCGACGGTGATGTTAAAAAAGGCGTGGAGGAGTGTTTTAGACGTGTCCTCCGCGCGTGA
- a CDS encoding hydrogenase cytochrome b subunit — MRWTGRVIGSLIGTAITVGLTWVIEYFLVLPSLLETWPQFWSYVATYGIRISDLQFEFLFWSLAFDILITAIVIYGSYWVLGHFAAYAANYDRYRQLMNTPKVQRWSVMQRVQHIAMFVTLVLTAFTGFVTMFVNNPQWQQWYIPGVYNAAGSPPYFLWPAQTGPVQWMIIIHVWSGIAMGVLVIAHFAYYGTRVLIDIVKRRPVMERWPLLRLWTWGFVKHLIHRSIWLVKPSWKVPPWVHKYDAEQLFEYWGVYWGIVILGIPGALMAIYGPSAFDGLAYLFHTKEAVLAVSFLLLVHLTYTHFMPHIFPYNRMFHEGKMPSGIAKEEHPLWNIQTS; from the coding sequence ATGAGGTGGACCGGCAGAGTGATAGGGAGCCTTATAGGGACGGCGATAACCGTAGGCCTCACCTGGGTCATTGAATATTTCCTGGTCCTCCCCTCGCTTCTGGAGACCTGGCCCCAGTTCTGGTCCTACGTGGCCACATACGGCATTAGGATCTCCGACCTCCAGTTCGAGTTCTTGTTCTGGAGCCTCGCCTTCGACATACTCATAACGGCCATAGTGATCTACGGCTCCTATTGGGTCCTCGGCCACTTCGCCGCCTACGCCGCCAACTACGACCGCTATAGGCAACTCATGAACACGCCCAAGGTGCAGAGGTGGTCCGTGATGCAGAGAGTGCAACATATAGCCATGTTCGTCACGCTCGTGTTGACGGCCTTCACAGGCTTCGTGACTATGTTCGTCAACAACCCCCAGTGGCAACAGTGGTACATACCCGGCGTCTACAACGCAGCGGGCTCCCCGCCCTACTTCCTCTGGCCGGCCCAGACGGGGCCGGTCCAGTGGATGATCATAATCCACGTGTGGAGCGGCATAGCCATGGGCGTCTTGGTCATAGCCCACTTCGCCTACTACGGGACCCGGGTCCTAATTGACATAGTCAAGAGGAGGCCCGTCATGGAGAGGTGGCCGCTTCTGAGGCTCTGGACGTGGGGCTTCGTCAAGCACTTGATCCACAGGTCCATATGGCTCGTCAAGCCCAGCTGGAAGGTGCCTCCGTGGGTCCACAAATACGACGCCGAGCAGCTGTTCGAGTACTGGGGCGTCTACTGGGGTATCGTCATATTGGGCATACCCGGCGCCTTGATGGCCATATACGGGCCGTCGGCCTTCGACGGCTTGGCCTACCTGTTCCACACGAAAGAGGCCGTGTTGGCCGTCTCGTTCCTGTTGCTGGTGCATCTGACCTACACCCACTTCATGCCGCACATATTCCCGTACAACAGAATGTTCCACGAGGGGAAGATGCCGTCCGGCATAGCCAAAGAGGAGCACCCGCTCTGGAATATACAAACGTCTTAA
- a CDS encoding nucleotidyltransferase domain-containing protein, translated as MDRWIELNKARERELSEILREFVSRRCGEADVVLFGSRARGDFHALSDWDIALISLEGAYVVIQEEFGQSVRVPVQQIDELLEESALILDVAHDGVLLCGRGDYWQLLVKKAREYIAKRRLVRTSAGWFPLAAQRQLPDRGRLL; from the coding sequence ATGGATAGGTGGATAGAGCTAAACAAGGCAAGGGAACGCGAGCTTTCGGAGATCTTGAGAGAGTTCGTATCTCGCCGTTGCGGCGAGGCCGACGTCGTGCTCTTCGGATCGAGGGCGCGCGGCGATTTCCACGCCTTGAGCGATTGGGATATCGCCTTGATCTCGCTGGAAGGCGCCTACGTTGTGATCCAGGAGGAGTTCGGGCAATCGGTCCGAGTGCCCGTACAACAAATAGACGAGTTGCTTGAGGAAAGCGCGTTGATACTCGACGTAGCTCACGACGGAGTCCTGCTATGCGGCAGAGGCGACTACTGGCAACTCCTCGTCAAGAAGGCCAGAGAATACATCGCCAAGAGGAGGCTGGTTAGAACAAGCGCTGGGTGGTTCCCGCTCGCGGCCCAACGCCAGTTGCCAGACCGCGGGCGTCTCCTCTAG
- a CDS encoding nickel-dependent hydrogenase large subunit: MSTIKLWIDPITRIEGHLALYAEIDSASRAVSKAHTTVMMFRGFEVFLRGRPPEDAIHITSRTCGVCGAAHANASTRACDAAAGMTPLPMGNVLRNMAYAMTDYTYDHSIILNMLEGPDYSEAIVSKLTPSVWETAKSTPANYSSIHGYRTIADIMRDLNPIQGRIWQLTVKHQRIAREAGVLIYGRHSHPSTLIPGGISTDITLLGSLLQEYYTRLSLLTAWVKFVWAIWQDLYEFFRDHVSTPDGQSYALTQGKTHDPPVLLASGWSDDPEVYSGIYDEAGGDWVKLYSLLDKAYNARWEKPGFAIGHEIYSPNPTEIQLGYLEFADSSFYEDWVKANVAPPYGWLKEDPLGRPLAYGNDPLFKYHMWNRTTIPRPGAINFAEKYTWAAEPRLLLKDGRIAPIETGPIAQLWLDTLHAATVQVDNHKAWESNGSQLKVYLPGGTVNPDLPEGTYGELTITWNLPKYSTTMERLLARAVHLALVVSLAWANLLYGLKLVSAGKTQTSRPWSFGKWPSFSYSFGWWQVPRGNCMHWLVQQNGKIANYQYEAPTTPNVSPQNSRCTDPWKNQCRGPFEMSVINSKVTEEVPPDQWTGLDFVRAIRSFDPCLACAVHFEAKGEGGRVYNVIEKVIWNACSL; the protein is encoded by the coding sequence ATGTCGACGATAAAGCTCTGGATAGATCCCATAACCCGTATAGAGGGGCACCTCGCGCTTTACGCAGAAATAGACAGCGCCTCCAGGGCCGTCTCAAAGGCCCACACGACGGTCATGATGTTCCGCGGCTTTGAGGTCTTTCTGAGGGGGAGGCCGCCGGAGGACGCCATACATATAACCTCCCGCACCTGCGGCGTCTGCGGGGCCGCCCACGCCAACGCCTCGACGAGGGCTTGCGACGCGGCGGCCGGCATGACGCCCCTCCCCATGGGCAACGTCCTCAGGAACATGGCGTACGCCATGACGGACTACACCTACGACCACTCCATAATCCTCAACATGCTGGAGGGCCCCGACTACAGCGAGGCCATAGTGAGCAAGCTGACGCCCTCTGTGTGGGAGACCGCGAAGTCCACGCCAGCCAACTACTCCAGCATACACGGCTACCGCACCATAGCGGACATAATGAGGGATCTGAACCCCATACAGGGAAGGATATGGCAATTGACCGTGAAGCACCAGCGCATAGCTAGGGAGGCCGGCGTCTTGATATACGGCAGACACTCGCACCCCTCCACTCTGATACCGGGAGGCATATCGACAGACATAACTCTGCTCGGCTCCCTCCTCCAGGAGTACTACACCCGCTTGTCGCTCCTCACGGCCTGGGTCAAATTTGTCTGGGCCATATGGCAGGACCTCTACGAGTTCTTCAGAGACCACGTCTCGACGCCCGACGGGCAGAGCTACGCCTTGACGCAAGGCAAGACGCACGACCCGCCTGTGTTGCTGGCCAGCGGCTGGTCCGACGACCCGGAGGTATATAGTGGTATATACGACGAGGCGGGCGGCGACTGGGTCAAGCTGTACTCCTTGCTTGACAAGGCGTATAACGCCAGGTGGGAGAAGCCGGGCTTCGCCATAGGCCACGAGATTTACAGCCCCAACCCCACAGAGATACAGCTGGGCTATCTGGAGTTCGCCGACTCCTCCTTCTACGAGGACTGGGTGAAGGCCAACGTGGCCCCGCCCTACGGCTGGCTCAAGGAGGACCCGTTGGGGAGGCCGCTGGCCTACGGCAACGATCCCTTATTCAAATACCATATGTGGAACAGGACCACGATCCCGAGGCCCGGCGCCATAAACTTCGCCGAGAAGTACACGTGGGCCGCCGAGCCCAGACTGTTGCTCAAGGACGGCAGGATCGCGCCGATAGAGACAGGGCCCATAGCCCAGCTGTGGCTCGACACGCTCCACGCCGCCACGGTCCAAGTCGACAACCACAAGGCCTGGGAGTCCAACGGGAGCCAGCTAAAGGTGTACCTCCCCGGCGGCACCGTGAACCCCGACCTACCAGAGGGGACGTACGGCGAGTTGACGATTACGTGGAATCTGCCTAAGTACTCCACCACCATGGAGAGGCTGTTGGCGAGAGCTGTCCACCTAGCCCTCGTCGTGTCCCTCGCCTGGGCCAACCTGCTCTACGGCTTGAAACTCGTCAGCGCCGGCAAGACCCAGACGTCCAGGCCGTGGTCCTTCGGCAAGTGGCCGAGCTTCAGCTACAGCTTCGGCTGGTGGCAAGTGCCGAGGGGTAACTGCATGCACTGGCTAGTCCAGCAGAACGGGAAGATCGCCAACTACCAGTACGAGGCCCCCACCACGCCTAACGTCAGCCCGCAGAACTCCCGGTGCACCGATCCGTGGAAGAATCAGTGCAGAGGCCCGTTCGAGATGTCCGTGATAAACAGCAAGGTCACCGAGGAGGTGCCGCCCGACCAGTGGACCGGGCTGGACTTCGTCCGGGCAATCCGCAGCTTCGACCCCTGCCTTGCCTGCGCCGTCCACTTCGAGGCCAAGGGCGAGGGCGGCCGCGTCTACAACGTCATAGAGAAGGTTATATGGAACGCTTGCTCGTTGTAG
- a CDS encoding PaREP1 family protein, with amino-acid sequence MELVKPWRDEEGYLKARLAEALYEAELARRFLEEGLCRNAAGKAYRAWKALLAALALKERDILKEAFRGAKKLRNGKRLSEIDWIIAFMPSTRVRAVAQILARKYGDELLMYTDIALNLHEYQYNGPDKEGVFSRYRDDEAAREDVARLIRGIEKLREPLAREAGSSEEKPGRI; translated from the coding sequence GTGGAGCTGGTGAAGCCGTGGAGAGACGAGGAGGGCTATTTGAAGGCGAGGCTGGCTGAAGCCTTGTACGAGGCGGAGCTGGCTAGGAGGTTTTTAGAGGAGGGTCTGTGTAGAAACGCCGCCGGGAAAGCCTATCGGGCATGGAAAGCGCTATTGGCGGCTTTAGCCCTTAAGGAGAGGGACATATTGAAAGAGGCGTTTAGAGGCGCCAAGAAGCTCCGGAACGGCAAGAGACTCAGCGAGATTGACTGGATAATTGCCTTTATGCCGTCTACTAGGGTCAGGGCCGTGGCCCAAATATTGGCGAGGAAATACGGGGACGAGCTACTGATGTATACAGATATAGCGCTCAACCTACATGAATATCAATATAATGGACCTGATAAGGAGGGCGTGTTTAGCAGATACCGCGACGACGAGGCGGCTAGAGAAGACGTGGCGAGATTAATAAGAGGAATTGAAAAACTGAGGGAACCACTAGCCCGAGAGGCCGGCAGCTCTGAGGAGAAGCCCGGGCGGATTTAA